The Bacillaceae bacterium IKA-2 DNA window TATACGAAGCGGAAGAAGGACTCGAAAATAGAATTTCCAAACTTATTAGTAATTCATCTAGTTTTCAAGAATTAATGATCAATTTAAAAACGAAAAGATATACATGGGCAAGGCTGCAACGCTTCTGTTTACATATTTTAACTAATACAACAAAACAAGACATGTCCTTTACTAGGGCGACTTGTCCGTATATTCGTATTTTAGGGATGAACAGTAAAGGGAAAACATTTATAAATCAACGAAAAAAACAATTGTCTATTCCACTTGTTCCAACAATTTCGAAATTTAAGCACCCAATGATCGATGTAGAAGTAAGAGCGAATTCATCTTACTCTCTAGGTTATACCTCTTCAATTCAAACAAAAATACTTAAAGCTGAGTATGGACAGCCACCAATATTTGTGAAGTAACGTTTAACTAGGCTTGACCAAGCCTAGTTTTTCTAATTTTTTTTGGGATCAAGAGTTGCTAAGAACTTAATTGCATCTTCAAAAGTGTCAATTGGCACAATTTTCATTTTAACATTATTTTCCTCAGCAGTTTGTAATGCTTCTGTATAATTTGATGTTAAGGAGTCAAATTCATTAGGTGCAAAGAAAAAATTAGCGCCTGCTCGTTCAGCTGCAATGACTTTTTGCTTTGCGCCACCAATGCGACCAACTTCCCCCACCTCATTTAATGAGCCTGTACCGGCAATAGCATACCCTTTTGTGATATCCTCTTTTATAATTTGATTATAAATTTCGAGGCTAAACATTAACCCAGCAGATGGACCACCAATTTTATTTGTGTCAATCTTTATAATTGGACTTGCAATTAATTCACGCTTTGTAATTGGGCTTGTAATACCAATCCCAACTCGGTCCTGTGCTGAATCCAAATCTTCGGGAAACGTTGTCACCGATAGTTCGAGCTTTGTTTTTGTATCATCACGAACGACAGTAAGAAAAACTTCATCATTTTTTCTTTTGTCTTCTAGTTGTGCTAATAGTTCGTCGACTGTTGTTATTTTATTTTCATCGACTTCAGTAATTAAATCCCCTACTTGCAAAAGACCAAAGGCAGGCATTCCCTCAACCGTACCGGTAACAAAGACACCATAGTTTTCGTAATAAGCCTTTTTACCTGCATAATTATAGGCGACTATTGTTGCGATGTCTTGTGATGAGCTCATCATCATCATTTGACGATGATGATAATCTTCGTCTGTTTCACCACCTCGGCGAATAAAATCCTCATGAATCAACTCTCTTGAATTACTCCATTTAGCCCAGTAATAATTAACAACATTAGCTTTTCCCATTCGCACTGTTGTTAACAAAAATGTTCCTTCATCCTCATAAGCTCCTGCTACTTCGATAACTGTATGTAACACTTTCGCATCACCAGGTTTTGTAAAATAATATGGAAATTGATAAAAGTTTACAAAAAGTAAAATGATGATGAGGAAAATCCAACGTTTTTTTAGTGATAGGAACTTTTTTTCTTTAAACATGTTACTGCGGCTCCTTCCATTTCTGCAATACCATCTGAATTTCAGGTAATTTCTTTTTTGTAGCTTCCACACCTTGTTCGATAATTTTATCGATATTTTTAAATGCGGTTGAACTATATTGATTTATGATTGGCTTTATCATAATATCACTTTCTATTTCCTTCATGCGAATCATTTCCCGCTCCATAATTTCCATGCTCTGCATAATAACATCAAAAATAGAGGTTATTTGTGGTTCAGTCTTAAAATAAGAAACATCAACAGCAATGATAATATCTGCATTCATTTTCTTAACTTCTTTTACAGGAATCCTGTCAACAACAGCACCATCTACTAAAAGTCTTCCATTAACTTTTTCCGGCACAAAAATTCCTGGTATTGAAATACTTGCCCTAACTGCAGTGGAAATATCTCCTTTTGTAAAAACTACTTTTTCACCCGTCAAAAGATCGGTAGCAATAATCCGTAAAATGGGATCAAGCTCCTCGAGCATTTTTCCTTTTGTTAAGACACGAATTAAGTGCTTAACTTTTGCGCCTGATATAAATCCCATTTTTGGAATTGTAAAATCTAAATAATACTTTCTTTGAAAATGTGTGGCCATTTTCGCCATTTGCAAAGGGCTATAACCCGAACCATAAAAAGCTCCTACAAGTGATCCCATGCTGCTGCCAGCTATACAATTGATCGGTATGTTAGCTTCTTCAAGTACTTTTATGACACCAATATGAGCGAATCCCCTTACTCCACCCGATCCTAAAGCTAAACCGATTTTCGGCTCAACCATGACTTCCCCCCGTTCATTTTATTAATTAAACATAACCACTCTTCATAAATGATATGGTCTAAACTGCCCTTCTATACGTATATTGAATAATAGGACATGTAGTTAGCAAAGCCTTAAGGCGCCCACCTATCAGCGACAAACACTGGAACGCGATATAGATGTACTGCTTCTTCAGGTACTCGTCGTAAAACAGGTAATGAAGTAACTCGTAACTCAAGGATGTGTCAAGATAGACAGTATTTCATGTAATAAACTTCTACTATATTAACTATTGGGAGGCCGGGCCCTTGAACGCCTCAAAATTAAAAACAATCATTCTAGCCTTGAGCGCAACTATTATCGCTTTTTCATTAATGATTTTTCCAAAAGAAGCCTTTGAAGCATCCATGCGCGGGCTAACAATGTGGTGGGAGGTTGTTTTTCCATCTTTACTGCCATTTTTTATCGTGTCAGAGTTTTTGATCGGCTTTGGTGTGGTTTCCTTTCTCGGAAGTTTACTAGAACCGCTAATGCGCCCTCTTTTTCGCGTTCCTGGCGTAGGAGGCTTTGTTTGGGCAATGGGACTTGCATCTGGTTACCCTGCAGGTGCAAAACTAACGGCTAGACTTAGACAAGAAAACAAATTAACTACTATTGAGGCTGAACGACTTGTCTCCTTTACAAATTCCTCAAATCCCTTATTCATTTTCGGAGCGATAGCAGTTGGTTTTTTTCATAATGCTGCTTTAGGAATCGTTCTTGCTTTGTCCCATTATTTAGGTAATTTCTGCGTCGGGTTACTGATGCGTTTTCACGGTAGATCAGAAGAAATTCACTTAACAACAGATAAAAAGACAAAAATGTCACTAAAAGTAGCTGTTGATTTACTCCATCAAGAACGGTTAAAAGATGGTCGTCCGATCGGAAAAATATTAGGAGATGCTGTTCAATCTTCTGTTCATACATTATTATTGATTGGTGGATTTATTATTTTGTTTTCAGTTCTTAATCGGTTGTTAACTTTATTAGATATTTCAACATTTTTAGCTTTTTTCGTTACTGTTATCTTGGCTTTTTTCCAAATCCCAAATGAATTAAGTTTACCATTAATTTCAGGTTTATTTGAAATCACTTTAGGCAGTCAAATGGCTAGTAACGCTAGCACAGCGACTCTTTTTCAACAAGTAGTTGTAACTAGCTTTATTTTAGCGTTTAGTGGCTTTTCTGTCCAAGCACAAGTTGCTAGTATTTTGGCTGACACTGACATTCGTTTTAAACCTTTTTTTATTGCAAGAATATTCCATGGTTTTTTCGCAGCTTTTTTCACTGTTTTATTGTGGAAGCCATTATATGAAAATCAGCAATTATCCGAAAAAGAAAGTTCCGCTATCCCTGTTTTTCTACAAAATGAAACATATTCTTTTTTTTATAAAAGTTGGGATTTAATCATTCAGTACGGATCTTTATTTACATTAATCATGCTAATGATTTATATCGTTATTACATTTAACAAGTTACTGCGTAAACAATGAAGAGGCTGACAAATATCAGCCTCTTCATTGTTTACTTCTGTTTCTGATCTGCATATTTTTCTCGTAAAGCTTTCACAACAACCTCTGGGACAAGATCTCCAACCGGTGCATTGTATTTTGCAATTTCTTTTACGATACTTGAGCTTAAATATGAAAAATTATTATTTGTCATCATAAAAAAAGTTTCAATATTTTCATCTAGTTTTCGATTAATAGATGCCATTTGCATTTCATATTCAAAATCAGATACCGCTCTTAGACCTTTAATAATCGCACTGGCTTTTTTTTCCTTTACATAATCTATTAAAAGACCATGAAAAGAATCGATTTCGACGTTATCTAAATGTTTTGTTACTTCTTTTAATAATAGAACTCGTTCTTCAACCGTAAACAGCGGATCCTTACTGCGATTCTTTAGAACTGCAACGATAACTTTGTCAAATACTTTTGCTCCCCTTGTGATAATGTCTACATGCCCAAGAGTGACTGGGTCAAAACTTCCTGGGCATACTGCAACACTTGCCATTAATTTATCCTCCCTTTGTGTATAATGATTATTTTAATTATACTTTTTTATTTTAAAATTTATAAATTGAAATCTTTGTATCACCATACTGCTCTTGTCTAACACACGTCAGCTTCTCAATGCTTTGCTGCAAAAAAACAGATGAGTCGTGTTCAGCAACGATTACTCCTTGAAAAGAAAGAAGCTCATTTTTTGCAATGAAAGCTATCTCCTCTTGAAGTTGTTGCTTAGCGTATGGTGGATCAAGGAATATAACCTCAAAAGTAATGCCTCGTTTCAAAACTGCTTTTAGGGCCCGTTTTGCATCATTACGATAAACTTCCGCGTTCTGTTCAAAACGACAATTTTTTAAATTTGCATGAACGATTTCAATTGCCTTAGCACTTTGATCAACAAAAATCATATTTTCGATTCCGCGACTGAGTGCTTCGATACCGAGTCCTCCACTTCCCGCATATAGATCTAAGCCTTTTCCACCCGAAAAAAAAGGGCCAATGATATTAAAAATAGATTCTTTTACTTTATCCGAAGTAGGACGGGTACTGACTCCTGGAACAGCTTTTAGCGGTCTTCCTTTACAAGTACCTGATATAACTCTCATCTTTCCTTCACACCTCATTCGAGAAACTAGGCAATTAGAAAAGCGCATGGCGCCTGAAGCTAGACAATTAGAAAAACGCAAGCGCCTTATTCGTATGCTTGAATATATATTTCCAATCCTATCACAAAAAATGAAAAAGCTTAACAATTTAATCTTAACTCTTTGAAATAAATTGAAAACTCAAAAATTATGCAGTTATGTATAGAACTAGTAACGATGGTCATAATAAAAATAGCAATACGGTTAAACCCGTGTTGTTATAACCGCGGAGAAGGCTTACGTTTCCCCATAAGTTCTTCCTCCGGTTTCTCCTCTCCCATAGCCTCAAGTCAAAACAAACTAAAATACTTGTTTTGTTTTGACTATCAGGCACCTCGTAGCTAAACTACGAGGTTTTTTTATTAACCCAAGAACAACAAAAGGCTAACCAATATTAATCGGTTAGCCTTTTGTTTATATTAAAATAGTGTTTAAGACAAACTCTTAAATACCCATTTTATAATCATATTCTTTTGCTTTATCGGGGCGAGTATTTTGAAATTCAGTTTTCAAGTACGGTCTCATTGATTTATTTACAAGCTTAACGAAATGTAACGATTCTAATTTTTCAATCGTTTCGTCGATGGTCGCTTCATCGCAGTATAAAACTACATACTTCATACGCTTAGATGCATAATGAACATTACCGTACTTCCGCATTTGCCGTACATATTTCAAAGAGTGTAACCAAACCGCTAGGCCGATTCTCATTCCTACCATTTCTATTTTCCCCTTTTTTCTCACATCAGATACCTAAAGTTTACCACGATTGATCTATTACTTCAATAAGATCTTCTTCTCGCAAAATTGCTACTATAATAAACTTTTTAAGAGGATCTGGATCTCTAGTATTTAACAACCACAGCTTCCACCTGTACTACAGCCACCACTACAACTCATAGCGTCAAAAAACGGATTTCCTGTCGGTACTTTTATATCTTCAGAAACAGCATGAGCAATAATTGAACTGACTTCGATCAATAACCCCTCTAATTGATTTTCCATTTTTTTGAAATTGGCGATTGGTTCGTATAAATCTAATTTACGCTTTAATTCCCGCACTTCTTTTGAAACACGTCGATAATCTGGGTGATACTTACCAAATCGCTCTACTTCTTCAAAATCATCTTTACGTTTTGAAAAGTCCCAAATTAATTGTTGGGCAGTTAAATCTTTATAAAGTGTGTCCATAGCCTCTATATATTCGTGATAAATATCTGATTGTATAATCATATCTGATAATGCCATTGATTCCAAGATAGTGTCCATTTCTGTAACAGTTTTAAACATGACAACCCTCCTCAAGTAATTAATTATATCATTTCTCCTTTAGGAACGCTAATTTCAGAGTCTGTTCACAATTCAACACTAGCTCCATTTAAAACTGTACAATCATCGCGATTTTTTAGTTGGCGGATTAGCTTCAGTAGCGACTCGTCTTTCATCTTTGCTTCTATCATCACATCTAATTGATCAACGGTTCCATTTACAACATGCAAAAATTTCATCAGTCTATCAACATCAATATAATCATTGTGACGTTTATCGCTAATGCCCTCCTTCGGTGAAGAAATATGAACTTTAACTGGAAGAGGGCTATACTGCCACGATTGCACAATCCGCTCCCATATATTTTGAAACGAAAAGGTTTCAGGATGATTGATATCATGATGGTGGACGTCAAAAACAACCGGGATTTGTAATTTCTCACCAAGATAAAGAACATCTTCAATATGAAAAATAGTATCATCATTTTCTAAAATAATCATTTGTTGGAGTGGACTTGGTATTCTTTCAAAGTTCTCAATAAAATCTTCTAATCCACTTACCTTCCCAGATTTTGCTCCGCCAACATGAAGAACACAACGATGCTTAGGATTTATTCCGAGGCCATTTAGAAGCCTGAAATGATAAGCCAATGTACGTAATGATCTTTTTAATAGTTCCTCATTTAAATTATTAAGAACAACAAAATGATCTGGATGAAAACCAACACGTATTTTATGTTTTTCAATAAACTGGCCAATTTCTGTTAGTATCGGAGCTATTGCCTGCTCATATTCCCATCCTTCTGTAAGTGGATGATTTACTAATGGAACTAACTTTGAAGAAAGACGAAAAAAATTAATATCTAATGCTAAATTATGCTTTAGTAAGCGGTAGCAATTTTCAAGATTAGAAATCGAGATTCTTGATAACTTACGTAACGCTGCTTCTTTATTTGTAATTTTTTCAAATTGCTTGACAGTCATCGTTTGAGATGGGGAAGCATTTTTTAAATGAACACTCATTGCTACATATCCAAATCGTACAATCATCAAAATTCTCCTTTCTTAGCATGCACTGTTATTGTATTGGGTGGACAATCGCTATTTTTTTTATTTGCCTAAGGCTAAACTTTTTGGTATCCTGGCAACTAATTTCATAACAACCATTATTGACTGAAAGTTTTAATGGAAAAAGTTTTATAATTTCCTGATCATCAATTTCTATTTGTAAGGATAGCTTCAGTACAATTGCCTGTTTTGCGATTCGTTGCATCGTCTTTTCATCATAAAAAGTTAGTGTAAACCACTGTTTTGGCAATTTTTCCACTTCAGGGATTATTGAGTTAAGTTTTGGAAACTCATTTATGATCGAAAGCAGAAGCCTCTCTTTGGGTTTTGTTACTTCAAATTTT harbors:
- a CDS encoding PDZ domain-containing protein — protein: MFKEKKFLSLKKRWIFLIIILLFVNFYQFPYYFTKPGDAKVLHTVIEVAGAYEDEGTFLLTTVRMGKANVVNYYWAKWSNSRELIHEDFIRRGGETDEDYHHRQMMMMSSSQDIATIVAYNYAGKKAYYENYGVFVTGTVEGMPAFGLLQVGDLITEVDENKITTVDELLAQLEDKRKNDEVFLTVVRDDTKTKLELSVTTFPEDLDSAQDRVGIGITSPITKRELIASPIIKIDTNKIGGPSAGLMFSLEIYNQIIKEDITKGYAIAGTGSLNEVGEVGRIGGAKQKVIAAERAGANFFFAPNEFDSLTSNYTEALQTAEENNVKMKIVPIDTFEDAIKFLATLDPKKN
- a CDS encoding patatin-like phospholipase family protein, giving the protein MVEPKIGLALGSGGVRGFAHIGVIKVLEEANIPINCIAGSSMGSLVGAFYGSGYSPLQMAKMATHFQRKYYLDFTIPKMGFISGAKVKHLIRVLTKGKMLEELDPILRIIATDLLTGEKVVFTKGDISTAVRASISIPGIFVPEKVNGRLLVDGAVVDRIPVKEVKKMNADIIIAVDVSYFKTEPQITSIFDVIMQSMEIMEREMIRMKEIESDIMIKPIINQYSSTAFKNIDKIIEQGVEATKKKLPEIQMVLQKWKEPQ
- the ylbJ gene encoding sporulation integral membrane protein YlbJ is translated as MNASKLKTIILALSATIIAFSLMIFPKEAFEASMRGLTMWWEVVFPSLLPFFIVSEFLIGFGVVSFLGSLLEPLMRPLFRVPGVGGFVWAMGLASGYPAGAKLTARLRQENKLTTIEAERLVSFTNSSNPLFIFGAIAVGFFHNAALGIVLALSHYLGNFCVGLLMRFHGRSEEIHLTTDKKTKMSLKVAVDLLHQERLKDGRPIGKILGDAVQSSVHTLLLIGGFIILFSVLNRLLTLLDISTFLAFFVTVILAFFQIPNELSLPLISGLFEITLGSQMASNASTATLFQQVVVTSFILAFSGFSVQAQVASILADTDIRFKPFFIARIFHGFFAAFFTVLLWKPLYENQQLSEKESSAIPVFLQNETYSFFYKSWDLIIQYGSLFTLIMLMIYIVITFNKLLRKQ
- the coaD gene encoding pantetheine-phosphate adenylyltransferase, coding for MASVAVCPGSFDPVTLGHVDIITRGAKVFDKVIVAVLKNRSKDPLFTVEERVLLLKEVTKHLDNVEIDSFHGLLIDYVKEKKASAIIKGLRAVSDFEYEMQMASINRKLDENIETFFMMTNNNFSYLSSSIVKEIAKYNAPVGDLVPEVVVKALREKYADQKQK
- the rsmD gene encoding 16S rRNA (guanine(966)-N(2))-methyltransferase RsmD translates to MRVISGTCKGRPLKAVPGVSTRPTSDKVKESIFNIIGPFFSGGKGLDLYAGSGGLGIEALSRGIENMIFVDQSAKAIEIVHANLKNCRFEQNAEVYRNDAKRALKAVLKRGITFEVIFLDPPYAKQQLQEEIAFIAKNELLSFQGVIVAEHDSSVFLQQSIEKLTCVRQEQYGDTKISIYKF
- a CDS encoding DUF2129 domain-containing protein, which codes for MVGMRIGLAVWLHSLKYVRQMRKYGNVHYASKRMKYVVLYCDEATIDETIEKLESLHFVKLVNKSMRPYLKTEFQNTRPDKAKEYDYKMGI
- a CDS encoding YlbF family regulator yields the protein MFKTVTEMDTILESMALSDMIIQSDIYHEYIEAMDTLYKDLTAQQLIWDFSKRKDDFEEVERFGKYHPDYRRVSKEVRELKRKLDLYEPIANFKKMENQLEGLLIEVSSIIAHAVSEDIKVPTGNPFFDAMSCSGGCSTGGSCGC
- the uvsE gene encoding UV DNA damage repair endonuclease UvsE, with translation MIVRFGYVAMSVHLKNASPSQTMTVKQFEKITNKEAALRKLSRISISNLENCYRLLKHNLALDINFFRLSSKLVPLVNHPLTEGWEYEQAIAPILTEIGQFIEKHKIRVGFHPDHFVVLNNLNEELLKRSLRTLAYHFRLLNGLGINPKHRCVLHVGGAKSGKVSGLEDFIENFERIPSPLQQMIILENDDTIFHIEDVLYLGEKLQIPVVFDVHHHDINHPETFSFQNIWERIVQSWQYSPLPVKVHISSPKEGISDKRHNDYIDVDRLMKFLHVVNGTVDQLDVMIEAKMKDESLLKLIRQLKNRDDCTVLNGASVEL